A region of Moorena producens PAL-8-15-08-1 DNA encodes the following proteins:
- a CDS encoding CocE/NonD family hydrolase, producing MVTRDGVRLDADIYRPDSAGEFPVLLMRQPYGKAIASTVVYAHPTWYAAQGYIVVIQDVRGRGTSDGKFDLFAHEVEDGFDSVNWAASLPGSTGDVGMYGFSYQGMTQLYAAASYPTALKTICPAMIGYDLYSDWAYEGGAFCLQANLGWAIQLATETARLRSDEQAYQLLYAASRNLPLYDPIPARPQILQDLAPDSFYHDWLDHPHPDEYWEKLSPKGMMQDVDMPMLHIGGWFDPFLRGTLHLYKDMASDGCSPQHLIIGPWAHLPWGRQVGAVDYGPQANSPVDGLQVRWFDHFLKGIDTNVVEQPPVCLFEMGTNRWRYFDRWPDGNQKSYYLVTSGLASVREDSGKLVPEESQDMQQPSETEGVSQIQHTCDLSCDLLVHDPWRPVPAMGGHAGMPVGSCDRTAIDCRTDVLTYTSEPLAEDLHLLGAVLLEVFCTADTPSFDICAVLSEVHPDGRVYNVTQGYRRVNPGDTINPLRIRFQATFVRIAQGNHLRLSLSGACFPAYPVNSGTGAFPNDSRLMDAQIITLMVSCGGDYPTRVLLPIFRSDAQ from the coding sequence ATGGTAACACGGGATGGAGTACGGCTGGATGCGGATATCTACCGTCCCGATAGTGCTGGTGAGTTTCCGGTGTTGCTGATGCGGCAACCCTATGGAAAAGCGATCGCATCTACGGTAGTCTATGCTCATCCCACTTGGTATGCTGCCCAGGGTTACATTGTAGTGATTCAAGATGTCAGGGGAAGGGGCACTTCAGACGGTAAGTTTGATTTGTTTGCCCACGAAGTAGAAGATGGCTTTGATAGTGTTAACTGGGCAGCCAGTTTACCGGGTAGCACTGGGGATGTGGGCATGTATGGCTTTTCCTATCAGGGGATGACTCAACTGTACGCTGCTGCAAGCTATCCCACCGCTCTGAAAACGATCTGTCCAGCGATGATTGGCTATGATTTATACAGCGATTGGGCCTATGAGGGAGGAGCGTTTTGTTTACAAGCTAATCTGGGTTGGGCGATACAATTAGCAACAGAAACGGCACGATTGCGGTCAGATGAGCAAGCCTATCAACTGCTGTATGCAGCATCTCGGAATTTACCCCTGTATGACCCAATTCCTGCTCGCCCTCAAATTCTCCAAGACTTAGCACCAGACTCTTTTTATCACGACTGGTTAGACCATCCTCACCCAGATGAATACTGGGAAAAACTATCTCCCAAGGGAATGATGCAGGATGTAGACATGCCCATGTTACACATTGGCGGATGGTTTGACCCATTTTTGCGAGGGACACTTCATTTATATAAAGATATGGCATCTGATGGCTGTTCGCCCCAGCATCTGATCATTGGACCTTGGGCGCACCTGCCTTGGGGGCGTCAAGTGGGAGCAGTGGATTACGGTCCCCAGGCGAATAGTCCCGTTGATGGCTTGCAAGTGCGTTGGTTTGACCACTTCCTCAAGGGAATTGATACCAACGTGGTTGAGCAACCCCCTGTTTGTCTATTTGAGATGGGAACTAATCGGTGGCGTTATTTTGATCGTTGGCCTGATGGCAATCAGAAATCTTATTATCTGGTAACTTCCGGTTTAGCTAGTGTCAGGGAAGATTCTGGAAAATTAGTCCCAGAAGAGTCTCAAGACATGCAACAGCCATCGGAGACAGAGGGAGTATCCCAAATCCAGCATACCTGTGATCTATCCTGTGACTTATTAGTTCATGACCCTTGGCGTCCAGTTCCAGCCATGGGGGGTCATGCAGGGATGCCAGTCGGTTCATGCGATCGCACTGCCATAGATTGTCGCACAGATGTTTTAACCTACACCTCTGAACCCTTAGCAGAAGATTTACATTTGCTAGGGGCTGTGCTGCTAGAGGTGTTTTGCACAGCTGATACTCCCAGTTTTGATATCTGTGCAGTTTTGTCGGAAGTCCATCCTGATGGCAGGGTTTACAATGTCACTCAGGGATATCGGCGGGTGAATCCTGGGGACACTATTAATCCGTTGCGTATTCGATTCCAAGCAACTTTTGTGCGTATTGCCCAAGGCAATCACTTGCGCTTAAGTTTGAGTGGGGCTTGTTTTCCCGCTTATCCAGTCAATTCCGGCACCGGGGCTTTTCCTAATGACAGTCGATTGATGGATGCTCAGATTATTACTTTGATGGTGAGTTGTGGAGGAGATTATCCAACTCGTGTTTTATTACCTATTTTTAGGTCTGATGCACAATAA
- a CDS encoding Uma2 family endonuclease, with product MVVTKQRADRVVLHNISWEQFENLLLDLGDHRSARLAYDYGTLEIMTPLPEHEYYKEVIGDLVKELADELDLDYESLGSTTWRRESSLAGVEADNCFYIQNEAAIRGRLDLELNQDPPPDLAIEIDVTSKSLPRLPIYSRLGVPEIWCYDSGKLTIYLLQEGEYVEQAKSRVFPELPIQELPSLIERHRADGRGAIRRTVRDWARNYF from the coding sequence ATGGTAGTGACGAAACAGAGAGCAGATCGGGTGGTTTTACATAACATTTCCTGGGAACAGTTTGAAAATCTGCTGCTGGATTTAGGTGACCATCGCTCTGCTCGTTTAGCCTATGATTATGGTACCCTTGAGATTATGACTCCTTTACCTGAACATGAATATTATAAAGAGGTGATTGGTGACCTAGTTAAAGAGCTGGCAGATGAACTAGATTTAGACTACGAAAGTTTAGGGTCAACAACCTGGCGGCGAGAGAGTAGCTTAGCTGGGGTAGAAGCAGATAATTGTTTTTATATCCAAAATGAAGCGGCGATTCGAGGCAGGTTGGACTTAGAACTCAACCAAGATCCCCCCCCAGATCTCGCTATAGAAATTGATGTAACTAGTAAATCACTGCCTCGTTTGCCAATCTATTCTCGCTTGGGAGTCCCAGAAATATGGTGCTATGATTCTGGCAAACTAACAATTTACTTACTGCAAGAGGGTGAGTATGTAGAACAAGCAAAGAGTAGGGTTTTTCCTGAGTTACCGATTCAAGAGCTTCCTAGTTTAATTGAGCGCCATCGGGCTGATGGTAGGGGGGCAATTAGGCGAACAGTGCGAGATTGGGCAAGGAACTATTTTTAA
- the bioF gene encoding 8-amino-7-oxononanoate synthase: MSTDPYAWLKLSLATIEKANWYRSVQTLQSMPGAVVQLEGREVINFASNDYLGLAGSPPLIAAAVTATKDYGTGSTGSRLLTGHRELHRELENAIASLKQTEDAIVYSSGYLANIGTIAALVGKRDLILGDQYNHSSLKNGAILSGAQVIDYDHCNIASLQSQLIQYRQQYRRCLIVTDSVFSMDGDLCPLPELLGLANQFNCMLLVDEAHATGVLGATGAGCVEHFGCTGETIIQVGTLSKALGSLGGYVAGSAVLIDFLRNRSPSWIYTTALSPADTAAALAAIQIVQQEPERCAQLSHNVETLKQLIAQQLPNLNCLPSESPILCISINSATEALAVGETLKAAGIFAPAIRPPTVPTSRIRISVMATHTLNHFEQLVAALETCQL; encoded by the coding sequence ATGTCTACTGACCCTTATGCTTGGCTAAAGCTATCCCTGGCCACGATTGAGAAAGCCAATTGGTATCGTTCAGTACAAACTCTACAAAGTATGCCTGGTGCTGTGGTGCAACTGGAAGGCCGAGAGGTGATTAACTTCGCTAGTAATGACTATCTGGGACTGGCAGGCTCACCTCCCTTAATCGCAGCAGCAGTTACTGCTACTAAGGACTATGGTACTGGCAGCACTGGTTCGAGATTACTTACTGGACACCGGGAACTGCATAGAGAATTGGAAAATGCGATCGCATCTCTCAAACAAACTGAAGATGCGATAGTCTATAGCTCTGGGTATTTAGCAAATATAGGTACGATTGCAGCGTTAGTAGGGAAACGGGATTTAATCCTAGGGGATCAGTACAACCACTCCAGCTTGAAAAATGGGGCAATTTTGAGCGGTGCCCAGGTAATCGACTATGATCACTGCAATATCGCTTCTTTGCAGAGTCAACTGATTCAATACCGACAACAGTACCGTCGCTGCTTAATTGTTACTGATAGCGTCTTTAGCATGGATGGTGATTTATGCCCCTTGCCTGAGCTATTAGGGTTGGCCAACCAATTTAATTGTATGCTCCTGGTGGATGAAGCCCATGCTACGGGAGTTTTGGGAGCTACAGGCGCTGGGTGTGTGGAACATTTTGGCTGTACTGGAGAAACGATTATTCAAGTTGGCACCCTCAGTAAAGCTTTGGGTAGTTTGGGAGGGTATGTGGCCGGTTCAGCGGTTTTAATTGATTTCCTCCGAAATCGTTCTCCTAGCTGGATTTACACCACTGCCTTATCTCCAGCAGATACAGCAGCAGCATTAGCAGCAATCCAAATTGTCCAACAAGAACCAGAACGGTGCGCTCAACTGAGCCATAATGTAGAGACTCTCAAACAGTTAATTGCTCAACAGCTGCCTAATCTCAACTGTTTGCCTTCTGAGTCGCCTATCCTTTGCATTTCCATAAACAGTGCTACTGAGGCTCTTGCTGTTGGCGAAACATTGAAAGCAGCTGGTATCTTTGCCCCTGCTATTCGTCCTCCGACAGTGCCTACGAGTCGAATTCGGATCTCAGTTATGGCAACTCATACACTGAATCATTTCGAGCAGTTAGTTGCTGCTCTGGAGACCTGTCAGCTATAG
- a CDS encoding RNA-guided endonuclease InsQ/TnpB family protein codes for MYKTIPLKANFTDEEQAFWVFQCQQANSLWNCAVYYSKEKHYSWLQQQEEAFTIYWRGDNLRYGWKIYKCGIKYAELCKNLKENPHYKAMAAQSAQQSLKTVAESINSYNQLVSLYYKGAVDRPKLLRYRQKGGLAAVTFPRQALTYKKGLFYPSISKETKPELITEIALEPPDFIDPDWVKEVTVRPYLGQLWIDWVIDDGKQPVEHNSNLDYSQAWSFDHGGENWLTGVSTQGKSFIIDGRKLKSLNQGYSRLVAKYKEGKPEFYWDENLNRVQRKRNNQMRDAINKAARFIINRCLNDRVGNLIVGWNEGQKNSSNMGKRGNQNFVVIPTKRLIERLKQLAFEYGIKLTITEESYTSKASFLDDDPLPKIGEKPEGWKASGKRVRRGVYRTSFGWLINADCNGAANIAKKVAKQLGLNLTKVGRGDLTLPHRYDVFNSLKKSYRIRSEVAGNNAAT; via the coding sequence ATGTACAAGACTATTCCATTAAAAGCTAACTTCACGGACGAGGAGCAAGCCTTTTGGGTATTTCAGTGCCAACAAGCTAATAGCTTATGGAATTGTGCAGTCTATTACTCCAAGGAAAAACACTATAGTTGGTTACAACAGCAGGAAGAAGCTTTTACAATTTATTGGCGTGGAGATAATCTGAGGTATGGCTGGAAGATCTATAAATGTGGGATCAAGTATGCCGAACTCTGCAAAAACTTAAAGGAAAATCCCCATTATAAAGCTATGGCGGCTCAGTCGGCTCAACAAAGTCTCAAGACTGTCGCTGAATCAATTAACAGCTATAACCAGCTAGTAAGTCTTTATTATAAGGGAGCGGTTGACAGGCCAAAATTACTTCGATACCGCCAGAAAGGTGGTTTAGCCGCTGTTACGTTTCCTCGACAAGCACTTACTTACAAGAAAGGCTTATTTTACCCGTCGATTAGCAAGGAAACAAAGCCGGAACTAATCACCGAAATTGCGCTAGAACCCCCGGATTTTATCGATCCAGACTGGGTCAAAGAGGTAACGGTTCGTCCGTATCTTGGGCAGCTATGGATTGATTGGGTAATAGACGACGGTAAGCAACCAGTTGAACACAATTCTAACCTTGATTACTCCCAGGCATGGAGTTTTGATCACGGTGGCGAGAATTGGCTGACTGGGGTTTCGACCCAGGGGAAAAGCTTTATCATTGATGGTAGGAAGCTCAAGTCATTAAACCAGGGGTATTCCCGGCTAGTAGCAAAGTACAAGGAAGGTAAACCGGAATTTTATTGGGACGAAAATCTTAATCGGGTTCAACGGAAACGCAACAACCAGATGAGAGACGCCATCAACAAGGCTGCCCGATTCATCATCAATCGGTGTCTGAATGATCGGGTCGGGAATTTGATAGTCGGCTGGAATGAAGGCCAGAAAAACTCATCAAATATGGGAAAGCGAGGCAATCAGAATTTCGTTGTAATTCCAACCAAAAGACTAATCGAACGACTGAAGCAACTTGCCTTTGAATATGGAATCAAATTAACAATTACCGAGGAATCGTACACAAGTAAAGCGTCTTTCCTAGATGATGACCCATTACCAAAAATCGGTGAAAAACCCGAAGGGTGGAAAGCATCAGGTAAACGGGTAAGACGTGGTGTATACAGAACTTCTTTTGGCTGGCTAATCAATGCGGACTGTAACGGCGCGGCAAATATTGCCAAAAAAGTAGCCAAACAGTTAGGTTTAAACCTGACCAAGGTGGGTAGGGGAGATTTGACACTCCCGCATCGATATGACGTTTTCAACTCCCTGAAAAAATCATATCGAATAAGAAGCGAAGTGGCAGGTAACAACGCTGCCACGTAG
- a CDS encoding cupin domain-containing protein produces MDNRCMIPVVRSPKDYQAYRISPQDKNRLAIVFDPDSANASITFCVEIFEPGGKTPLHYHKIGVEMFYILKGQGLASCDGKIVTLRTGDTLLVPPTGIHEIRNTGTERLYTLCWMVPNEDFAELVRSGTPVEFDEEDMRVLGGQDVLVAC; encoded by the coding sequence ATGGATAATCGTTGCATGATTCCGGTAGTTAGGTCTCCCAAAGACTACCAAGCTTATCGTATTAGTCCCCAAGATAAAAATCGCTTAGCCATTGTCTTCGATCCAGACAGTGCTAATGCTTCAATAACATTTTGTGTAGAGATTTTTGAGCCAGGAGGAAAGACTCCGCTCCATTATCATAAAATTGGAGTAGAAATGTTCTATATCCTCAAGGGTCAAGGGTTAGCCAGCTGTGATGGCAAAATCGTTACGCTGCGGACTGGAGATACCTTATTAGTTCCCCCTACAGGAATTCATGAAATTAGAAATACTGGCACTGAGCGTTTGTATACCCTGTGCTGGATGGTGCCTAATGAGGACTTTGCTGAACTAGTTCGCAGTGGTACACCGGTTGAATTCGATGAAGAGGATATGAGAGTGCTTGGGGGTCAAGATGTGTTGGTAGCTTGTTGA
- the murD gene encoding UDP-N-acetylmuramoyl-L-alanine--D-glutamate ligase: MPKADVIGLGRSGLAAARLLRKEGWDVTLSDAASPERIAARYTPEDWQHQQQQLARDGINLKLGYSLTLDSSDLPQLIVVSPGVPWDIPVLVTARTQGIETIGEIELAWRYLQSCPWVAVTGTNGKTTTTSLIAAIFQEAGFHAPACGNIGYAACELLLAPEITGKTQERSPIDWVIGEISSYQIESSKDLAPRIGVLTTLTPDHLSRHKTLENYYDVKASLLRRSQLQVINGDDPYLGNMGVNYWPDAYWISITGGQGERNFQPWAYIQDDWVIADSEPILPVKSLQMVGDHNRQNLLMAVATARLAGIEKNAIASAIAKFPGVPHRLEKVITWQGIDFINDSKATNYDAAQVGLASVAAPTILIAGGEAKAGDDTSWIETIKLKAAVVLLIGEAAPAFAARLKEAGYSSYEIVETMAKAVPRAAELAQQYNASVVLLSPACASFDQYQSFEHRGDDFRRLCQQHLTTIAKGTGNREQGLRSSDAVGQRGFPP; encoded by the coding sequence ATGCCTAAGGCTGATGTTATTGGATTAGGACGCTCAGGTCTTGCAGCCGCAAGACTTCTAAGAAAAGAAGGTTGGGATGTCACTCTCAGCGATGCCGCTAGCCCTGAACGGATCGCTGCACGTTATACCCCAGAAGACTGGCAACACCAACAACAACAGCTTGCCAGAGACGGAATTAACCTTAAACTGGGTTATTCCCTAACCCTAGACTCTTCAGACTTACCCCAGCTAATTGTAGTTAGTCCTGGTGTTCCCTGGGATATACCAGTCTTAGTTACAGCCAGGACCCAAGGCATTGAGACCATAGGGGAAATTGAACTAGCTTGGCGTTATCTCCAATCCTGTCCATGGGTAGCTGTTACTGGTACTAACGGCAAAACTACTACCACCTCTCTGATTGCTGCTATTTTTCAAGAAGCTGGTTTCCATGCCCCCGCCTGCGGTAACATTGGTTATGCCGCTTGCGAACTACTCCTAGCACCAGAAATCACAGGTAAAACCCAGGAAAGATCCCCAATCGATTGGGTAATTGGGGAAATCAGTAGTTACCAAATCGAATCTTCCAAAGACCTTGCCCCTCGTATTGGTGTCTTGACAACCTTGACTCCTGACCACCTCAGCCGTCACAAAACTCTGGAAAACTATTATGATGTAAAGGCATCTTTACTGCGTCGCTCCCAGTTACAAGTTATCAATGGGGATGACCCTTACCTGGGTAATATGGGAGTAAACTATTGGCCCGATGCCTATTGGATTAGTATCACAGGTGGTCAGGGAGAGAGGAATTTTCAACCTTGGGCTTACATCCAAGATGACTGGGTGATAGCAGACTCAGAACCGATCTTGCCAGTAAAATCCTTACAAATGGTCGGAGATCACAATCGACAAAATTTATTAATGGCAGTGGCAACAGCACGATTGGCAGGAATTGAGAAAAATGCGATCGCATCCGCCATTGCCAAGTTTCCTGGTGTACCCCATCGCCTAGAAAAGGTGATTACCTGGCAGGGGATAGACTTCATCAATGATAGTAAAGCCACCAACTATGATGCGGCTCAAGTCGGTTTAGCCTCAGTAGCTGCACCCACTATTCTAATTGCTGGTGGTGAAGCCAAAGCTGGTGATGATACCAGTTGGATTGAAACCATTAAACTCAAAGCAGCGGTTGTGTTACTCATTGGTGAGGCAGCACCTGCTTTTGCGGCACGCCTTAAAGAAGCTGGCTACTCCAGTTACGAAATTGTGGAAACTATGGCGAAAGCGGTACCAAGAGCAGCAGAACTAGCTCAACAGTATAATGCTAGTGTTGTCCTGCTTTCTCCCGCCTGTGCTAGCTTTGACCAATACCAAAGCTTTGAACATCGCGGGGATGATTTCCGCAGGTTGTGTCAGCAGCACCTTACTACTATAGCAAAGGGAACAGGGAACAGGGAGCAGGGACTTCGGAGCAGCGATGCAGTCGGCCAAAGGGGGTTTCCCCCATGA
- a CDS encoding nucleoside deaminase: MTQPNSRFMNEAIALSVISVRSGKGGPFGAVVVKDGEIIAKAHNQVTSTNDPTAHAEIVAIRDACKVLQTFQLTGCELYTSCEPCPMCLGAIYWARLDKVYYANTKADAAQIGFDDQFIYEELDLPISDRKLPIIQLMRDEALRAFQEWQEKTDKVEY; this comes from the coding sequence ATGACACAGCCCAACAGTCGGTTTATGAACGAGGCCATTGCTCTATCTGTGATCAGCGTTAGGTCTGGAAAGGGAGGTCCGTTTGGAGCAGTGGTTGTCAAGGATGGAGAGATTATTGCCAAAGCTCATAATCAAGTCACCTCCACTAATGATCCTACGGCACATGCTGAAATTGTAGCTATCCGTGATGCCTGCAAGGTCTTACAGACTTTTCAACTGACCGGTTGCGAACTCTATACTAGCTGTGAGCCATGCCCGATGTGCCTCGGGGCGATCTACTGGGCTAGGCTGGACAAGGTTTACTATGCCAATACTAAAGCTGATGCGGCTCAAATTGGATTTGATGACCAATTCATTTACGAGGAATTGGACTTGCCCATAAGCGATCGCAAACTCCCAATCATTCAATTAATGCGGGATGAAGCCTTAAGAGCTTTCCAAGAATGGCAAGAAAAAACCGATAAGGTAGAGTATTAA
- a CDS encoding SLC13 family permease, whose amino-acid sequence MKKSFYLGVSLFTLCWLLSFFPALLPENLPPTAVRMLGATLLMAVFWIAETIPIAATSIIPLGLFPFLGILSAEEVASAYASDVILLFMTVFFIAKAVEKYNLHQRIAFHIISIVGTKPTRLILGFMLTTAVLSMWISNTAITLMMLPIAISIIEQTGLANPNIDVGKTLGTSLMLGIAYSANIGGIGTPIGTPTNLIFLAQFQENFPDNTPITFYQWIIVGVPAVLIFILLTWIYLTKITLKLDKNSLSSDYFNIPDKEVQKLGKMSQGEKYVAILFGLTAFLWIFRADITIGSFTLTGWATYLGVANFVHDSSVAALIAVIMFILPVKTEMGEPINLLDWETAVKIPWGILLLFGGGIAISKGFAASGLSQFLGDNLQIGLQGLSRILMVGCICVFMTFLTEVTSNIATTALIMPILATAASIINVSPALLMWPAAISASFAFMLPVATAPNAIVYSQEYFPISTMAKVGLVLNIVGVILVSLLMNFVAIPMLG is encoded by the coding sequence ATGAAAAAAAGCTTTTACCTAGGAGTTAGTCTTTTTACCCTATGCTGGCTCCTTTCATTTTTTCCAGCATTACTCCCTGAAAATTTACCACCAACTGCTGTGAGAATGCTAGGAGCAACGCTTCTCATGGCAGTTTTTTGGATTGCTGAAACTATCCCGATTGCGGCCACCTCGATAATTCCCTTGGGTTTATTTCCCTTTTTAGGAATTCTTTCTGCTGAAGAGGTTGCTTCCGCCTATGCTTCGGATGTAATCTTGCTATTTATGACAGTTTTTTTTATTGCTAAAGCGGTTGAAAAATATAATCTACATCAGCGGATTGCTTTTCACATTATTAGCATTGTTGGTACCAAACCAACCAGGTTAATTTTGGGGTTTATGCTAACAACAGCAGTATTGTCGATGTGGATATCGAATACAGCTATAACCTTGATGATGCTGCCAATAGCTATCTCTATCATCGAACAAACAGGTCTTGCCAATCCCAATATTGATGTAGGTAAAACTCTGGGAACTTCGCTAATGCTGGGAATTGCATATTCAGCTAATATTGGTGGGATTGGAACCCCGATCGGGACGCCAACTAACCTTATCTTCTTGGCACAATTTCAAGAAAATTTTCCAGACAATACCCCCATTACATTTTATCAATGGATTATCGTGGGAGTGCCAGCTGTTTTGATATTTATCTTGTTAACTTGGATCTATTTAACTAAAATTACACTAAAGCTTGATAAGAACAGTTTATCGTCAGACTATTTTAATATTCCAGACAAAGAAGTCCAGAAACTGGGAAAAATGTCTCAGGGAGAAAAATACGTTGCCATTTTATTTGGGTTAACGGCATTTTTGTGGATTTTTAGGGCAGATATCACCATCGGTTCCTTTACATTAACGGGTTGGGCAACCTATCTGGGCGTGGCTAACTTTGTTCATGATTCCAGTGTGGCTGCCCTAATTGCTGTTATCATGTTTATACTTCCTGTGAAAACAGAGATGGGAGAGCCAATCAACCTCCTAGATTGGGAAACGGCTGTGAAAATTCCTTGGGGAATATTGCTGCTATTCGGGGGTGGAATTGCAATTTCTAAAGGGTTTGCTGCGTCAGGCTTGTCTCAATTCCTAGGGGATAATTTACAAATTGGGTTGCAGGGACTTTCAAGGATTTTGATGGTGGGTTGCATCTGTGTATTTATGACATTTTTAACAGAAGTGACCTCGAATATAGCAACCACAGCTCTGATCATGCCTATTTTAGCTACTGCTGCATCGATTATCAATGTCTCACCTGCTTTGTTGATGTGGCCTGCTGCAATTTCGGCTTCCTTCGCGTTTATGCTGCCAGTCGCAACTGCTCCCAATGCAATTGTTTACTCTCAGGAATATTTCCCAATTTCTACCATGGCTAAGGTAGGATTAGTTTTAAATATCGTGGGGGTGATTCTAGTAAGTTTGTTGATGAATTTTGTAGCTATCCCCATGTTGGGATGA